aaaaaatatgaaaatgtgatTTTCAAGCGGTAGAGAGATGAAAATATTGACTGGAAAGATTATTCAAGATCAAAGCAATTAAAACTAATTGCTCCTAAGCTCTAATCAGCTCATTTGGAATCAGAACTTTTGAATCACCCCATGGAGGTTCTCCAGAAATGTTAATGTCAAAATTTGAGCTTTGATTTTGAAGCGGTCACAAACTCTTCTGTACTGTTGATGATAGCAGctcattttcttccaagtttACCAAAGCATGTTATGTACAAAATCATCTTCATAATTAACTCAGATAATTTGATTGGTTGGCCAACATGAAACACCAACAGGGAATAGGTAACTACTACACACACAGCAGATGTCTGAGGGGTCTGCACACACGTGGAGAGACAGTAGGAGGGTGCATTACCCATCTCATATTCCAGGGCTTGCAGAATCAACTCGACCTGGAAAATGGCATATGTTAGTTTACTTGAATTAAGGAAACCATGCCATCAAGAACACAATCTGATTTCAACAAGAAGCTCAATAAATTGAGAAGTCCTGAAAAATTGGCAACCAAATGCTTCATATCCATAGATAAATAAGAAACTGTTTCTGTTATGTGTGAGCGCTATGATAGACTTGGAAGCATTGTGCAATCTTGTGCCATTGAAGGCAAAATATCTTGCTTTAAATTATTTGCaaggaaaatatcaacatcaaAGCATAGCTATGAAATGACGATCCACCAGCAAAGAGCAAACAAGGCTacaatagaaattttaaaattctgacGTGTGCCCTGCCTACAAACAGTAGCTCATAAAGTATTACACGCCAGCAAACACATACTTTGTCAAAATCTTTGACCAAATTAGCCTCTAGAGAAGAATTGTTCTCATACTCAGCCCAAAGTTCCTTGATCTCTTCAGCTACAGAAAGAGAATTTGAATTGGAGTCAAACTCAGGAGCGAAAAGGTAATCCAATATCTAAAAGATGAGAAGATTAGTACCCCTCATCCCTCCACCAAGAACTTGACACATTTCATCTAAAGCTGCTTGTTCTCTCCTACTCTTTTCCTCTTTAGGCACGCCATCTGCTGGTGTTATATCTCCAACAATAGCTACAGAATTCAAGATGCAACTTCATTCAAAGTGATGACACAAAATGAAGCCTGTGATGGTCTTGGGAGAATGAAAACTACACGAAAAATCCAAACTAAACTATAACCAAAGCACTTCAtatcctttctcttcttttctctagtAAACATCTAAATCAATTCTTTCCTTTCAAACATGCCTCTTCCAAGTACGAAGATATTTCCAAATAGTGGGCTAGACAAGACAAGAAAATTGATATATCTTTAAAGGTGCTAATTCTATGCAGAATAACATCAACAGTAGCTCCCCAAATAAAATACTTATCCAATTAGAACGGTCTTTGGAGATCCAATTGtaagaatagaaacaagaatTAATGCAAGATCAGTCCACGTCAGCCATTAGCATTTACAGTCATAGTAGAAAAATTTGCATGAACCAACAACAGCAACAGGAAATCAGAAAAGCACAGAATGGGCCAACATAAtcacaaaattaaagaaaatgagcaTGAAAATCAGACAGATAACTATACCTTCAGCAATATCATGCACAATCGCTATCTTGATGCACCTGTGGAAGGGAAAAGAAGTGACGTGAGAACACGAGAAAGGCATAAAAGTGACATGGAATATCAACTGAAAAGTTGGTATGGATGCATGTGCCATTTGGTTAAGAGCATTATGACAAACAAAATCTTGACTttataagaaaaagaacatgcaaAGTTCTTTCCTGCCAATTAGCTTGAACAGTCAGAGACACATTTTTAGGAGGAGTTTCATTGGGATGTAAGGTTGAAAACAAGTCATTCAAATTATAGCTACTTTTCTTTTGACATGTAAACTACATAGCCACTTTctgttttaaaagcttaagctattagatgaatgcatgatttaatattaaatatacTAATACTTTGCCTTTAGCTGTTAGATGAATATGTAGCTACTAGATGAATGCGCggtttaatttttaaatattctaatacttCCCCTTCCCCTCACAATAGACTAGACTTTGGCCTAAGTCAAgcattaaaatatataattgagaAGGCAAATAAAAGCATTAAAGATCTGAACTCAGGAGGTCCCTACTCTTATACCATCTAAGAAAGTCCAGCCAAAAAGATTAAGCTGATAGATGGAGGAAGACCACATAAACATAAAGAGTATTTAGGACTCCTCGTCAAGTGatgtgggacaatatttcaACACTTCTAAAATGGTTCAAAGTGAAATTACTCCATCACTCACCTGTGAGAGAACATAGAGACTGCATGGGCGAACAGGGAATAACATGAAACTTTTATTCAGGTCACACCACATACCACATCAACTTTTCTCTTAGATTTTTGACAAATGGTTTGGTACCAATTGACCATATGGGCATCATTTCAGAAGTACAATAACATCATTGGGAAATTTAATGGATTATACAGAAAAAGATGATGAAAGATGAATGACTGCTAATCGATGTCACTCTATATTTGACAAACACAGAGTTTCAAGAGCATGACAAGGGTCCCCAACCTTTCCCTATCCAGTCCAGGAAGATCATCAGCAATTAAAGCCATCAATGCCATGCGGTACATATGATCAGCAATTGACTCAGGACCATCAATCCCTTGATTGATCCACCCTTTCCTTTTGGTGGTCTGtgaaaagagcaaaaaattatttctactgAACATACTTTGTCGAAACATGTCACAAATTCCTACTTAATGCTTGTCCCCTTGCTTTCACtgtcatttaattttttttattggaattgATGAGATCCCATAGAGCCCAAATACACATACACAGAAATCTGTCAAGGTGTAAACTCACGTTATTGGCCACATAGAACCTACTACAAGTGCAATGTCATGGCAGATATTTTGCCCGACGTCAACTTACAATCAATCTGAAGAGCAGAAGTAGGTGTGATCAAGGTATGCAAACGCAAGTTATCAGCACTACTACCTCGAAGCTAGATGTTACCCGCCCAGTAGATCAAGCTAAAGTACCATGACCACGAAACAGTCACGTGCAAAAAATCCTCATTCAAAGTTTGAACAATGGAACATATTGAACTAGCTTCAACAAGCTAAAGTACCAAAGAAAGTAGAGCATAGCAAACCACACAACTCAGCCGTGCCAAAAATCAGAATAAAAAGGCAAATCTAATGCTCGAAAGAACCTAAACTTCGGAAAAAACAGATATGAGAGATGCAAGCTCATGCTTCAAGAGTTTCCACAGTCACTTCATTTCACAACAAAATCATAAAACACGAGAGACCAAAGTCCTTCCTACTTCACGACTAGAATTTCACTCGTCAATTCTATCGAGCACCCAAAGTCAGCTGGACCAGAACCATAACGCAACCCACTTCTACAAGGGGAacacaaaaatcaaaactttcgaCGAACAGATACGAGAAGCAGTCAGCACAGCACAAAGCGCATTCTTCGCAAAATCAGCTCATGCTCCAAGACTTGCGGACACTGACGAATCGCGATgaagaagagatagagaggACCTAATTGCTTCACAACTTAGATTTCACCTTCCCTCAGACTCGTCGCGAGAGCAAAACGAAATCAAAGCCGAGACCGAGAGTCTCGCGGGCGTACCTTGAGCCGGTGACACAGCGTGAGGAAATCAATGGCCGAGGCCGAGGAACGGCGAGCGGGCGATCCAATCGGAGCGCCGGAATGCTCCGTCCGGAGCGAAGGTTCGAAGCCATCCGAAGAAGACGAGCGCTTGCGAGAGCGCGAGAGGACGATCCTCGGCGCGGCTCCGAggcggcggcgcggcgtcgGCCCGAGGGCGGCGCGATCGCGGAACGGCAGAGAAGCGCGGGGAGCCACGAGGGAATGGAACGTCGTCGGAGGAGGATGAACCGCCATTGCTCCTCCCGCGTGGGCGACGGGGGTAAGTTGAACGGCGGAGAGGGGAGGGGAATATGCTGGGAGAAGCAGCAACGTTTGTTCGGTTCCTACGATGTGGTCCGGGCGAGGAGGATCCGGTTtgagttgttgttgttgttgacgTTGTCTGTGTCCGCCGCTCCCTATTTATACGACCGACCGGAGAAGTGCAGCTCGCCCCCTGCGTCGTGCTACTCCTGCCTTAGGCATCACTCAGTagactcttctttttcttttctctctctctctctctttctattggagaaatattttctaatcaagtttttttttttccgtaatTAAGTCCATGGTACGTCTACGTGCCGATTATGTATGCCTATAAAAATGTAGCATGATTTCTCAACGTTATTTGagatttatcaataatttaaagGGCGAACTTGATTAGAGATTTTCaatattagcaatttttttttttatatgttgagAAGAAAACACCGAATGCACATATTATTCTAAGCCTCCCATGCCACCGTTTAGATGCTCGCATGCACATGTTAAGGTCCGTAATTCTTCCGTACTCACATGCCCTTATAAGTGGAGACTGGAGTTATCAAATGAAAAGTGAATGATACAAAGATGATGCATGCAATTAGTTCATGAGGATAGTATTGAGATAGTTGGTTTTAAGGGTTCCAAAATAGAAAGATTAGAtacgtttggttcagcatttccAATGGACTTTCAACCTTCAAAGGCCATTGGAGAAATTCTAAACTATTTGACAACCATTTTAAAGTGTTTTTAAGTGAAAGTCAGTATTGAGAAGGTTGAAAGCTCAATACTAGTAAGGATTAATTTTGAgcttaaacttatttttttattttttccaaaactatcatcactcattcttcaaatttcttatttttccctcgttattatttttttaaatgccaaaataatgctaaaaaaatcaaatttatataaatgctaaaaaattaaataaaattttggtctttttttaaaaaaatatttatatatttgattttttagcatatatatttaattttttagcattattgtcaaaatatatatttagaaaattacatacattattttttaattttaaatacataaaaattaaaaactccgatgaagggtttggtcttttttgaaaaaaaaaaattatatatgtgtgtgtgtgtgtgtgtgtgtgtgtgtgtgtgtgtgtgtgtgtatttgatttttagcattattttcagatttatatttaaaaatttatacacattttttttttcaattttaaacaaataaaaattaaaaaaaaaattcgacgaaggatttggtcttttgtttttatagttatatatatgtatttgatttttttagtattattgtcaaattttatatttaaaaagttgcatacattattttttttttcaattttaaacaattaaaaattaaaaatttccaatGAAGGGGTTTGGTctttaatatatatgtatttgattttttttagcattattgtcaaaatttatatttaaaaagttgcatacattattttttcaattttaaacaaatgaaattaaaaaaatctaatattaATCACCTAAATGGCTTTTTAAATGTGTTTTTTATCAAACGACATTTATCTCAAAGTTACTTTTCAaagcatagtttaccaaacggcATTTACATTTGCTTAAAGTTCTTTAGGTTAAACTACTTTGCattattcttaccttttaccaaaaaaaaaaaaactactttgcatttttccaatgagCTTAATACACTATATATCTCTTAAGAGCTCTCAAGATGGCATTGGCCTCTTGTGCACAAATTGATCGAGAACTAATACTCCTCTTCTGGTGAGGTCATGGCAGGCGAAAACTAGTTTTTGTGCCTAAAGTGATTCATTATCTTGCTCGATGGATAAGACGTTTAAGCTAAGTCGGGCGCAGTACGATCCAATAAGAAAAAGTTATTAGCCGTATTGTTTTTTGGAACAATTATAGAAGAAAAACTAGCGTGGTGTTATTTGTTCATCAAGCATCACACGGGCTATTTAGGGGTTAAAGAATTGCCGGCTTATGACACACATATTATCCTAATGCAGGGTTATACCTGTGATGAGCTCCCTAATGATGCCCAATTTGTGTTCTCAAGAAATCGGAATTCTTAATTACGGCCAATTTAATATCGTGACGTCAATTCTCCGAATAAACAATTCAAGACTCCGATTGCACTAATGAAAAGTCCAAGACTGCATTCATCGCACGAGTGGGAAGAAGCCGGAAGTATTTCTTATACACCATTATTGCCAGGTCAAAAGTCGAGAGTATCTCACTTTCCATTGAATTTCGGTTCCTTCACGGTGTAGCCACTATATAAAGTTCCACGCCGATGTCCTGTTCAGACTTCGATTCGTTTCCCAGAGCTCACGCAAAGGCGAAGGCGAAGGCGAAGCCCTGCGCCACACACCCCGAAACGAAATGAAGAAGACGAACGCTGATCCGACGGTCATCCCCGACGACCTGCTGATCGAGATTCTCAGGAGACTGCCCGTCAAGTCCCTGTGCAGGTTCAGGTGCGTCTCCACGCTCTGGCGCTCCCTCATCTCTGACCCGCGATTCCTCGCCGCGCACCTGGCTCACTCCGCGACCCGTCCGAGGCTCCTCGTCACCCTGCCGGTCCAGCAAGTCCCCTGCCCGCAAGGGCGGTGGCTCTTCTCGGCCGACCACCCCGAATCCGGAAGGGACCGTCCCCAGATCGCGGAGCCTCACCTGCTCGTCCATGGCTCCCCCGGACGCTACGTTTCGCAGTCTCTCAACGGCCTGATCTGCCTCGAAGTCGGAGGTTTGATCATTGTCTGCAATCCCAGCACTAGGAAACTTGTCACTTTGGGACAAAGCAAGGCAAGGTCGGGCCGGGGCTGTTCTTATTGCAGGCATTCGTTCGGGTTCGATCCAGTCGGGAAGGAGCACAAGGTCTTCGAAACATGGGTGAGTGATTCAGGTAAGCCTGACCGCGGATTGATCATGAATCAATTTGTGCTCACTCTGGGATCAAGCGGGTGGAGGGGTATCGAGGGCGGTCCTCCTCATCTCAAGCATGACCCGGAATTTTGCTTCAATGGGGTCATATATTACATAGCCTGGAAGAGCTTGGTTGCCATCCCCAGAGTGGAGTACTTGGTCGCACTTGACGTCAGGACGGAGAGCTTCCGAATGATCGTGAGTCCTAGTGGTGTCCAGGTAGATATGAGCAAGAGGCGCCTCTTAGAATTCGAGGGGCGCGTCGCATTGGTCGATTGCTACAATCTTAGGTCTGATGATGAGATTGCTATATGGATCTTGGAGGACTTTGACAGGGAGATCTGGAAGAAAAAAGTTGTCGTCTTGCCACCGTGTTGGAAGGAGATTGTTGTAGACCATGAAATGTTCCCAGCTGGTATCGTTCGCCAAACTGGCGAACTGTTGTTTGAGCCCTGGGTCCTGTCGAAGCCGATGTGCCTGTTTTACTACAATCTGAAGACCAACAGTTTTAGGATAAGCGAAATTGGTGGATTCCCCGAATGCGAATCAGGGATGCCTCCTGAAATGTATGGTTTAACGTTTACTGATCACATGGAGAGTTTGCTGCCGCCGATGAGTCATTCCAGTAAAAACATAGCCAACCATTTTCCTTCAGGCTGAGCTCTGATGTGCAGCTTGTTCATCCATTGGTTCTGCAATTTCTACCTTTATACTATCTACATCACTAGATTCCGTACATGGAAGCTGAACTCTGTAATTGGATGTTGACTCTCTGTTTTGATAAACCAGTAGCTAGACGTACATTGAGGCGACTGAAACTTGAATTGTTTTCAATTTAGGAACCAGGCGGATAACTTGGGTAATCTCATTGTTATTCGCTTCAATTTGCAGTGTCTTGAAACCAGGGTACTAGGTCAACTCGTCGGTCACAAGACACTATGTGAAGCACAGCCTTACGCGTTTTCATCTTGTCATGTCAGGTGTAGGAGCTATTATATTGGCCTACCTAACGGTAGCCCCACTCCAAATAATAGGGACTTGGAGTCTACCTGCCCGACCTAAGCCTCCCAATTTCCTAggcaaatatttttcttcccaaCCAAAGGGGGATACCCCGAATTCTCAAAATTTAGATGAAGTAGTTTAAGGACTTGCTTAGGTCCAGGTGGGCATTTCTAAGAGCATAGATTATGCTGTCTGAATTGGCAGCTTTCATGTGAAATTTACCTATCAGCCTTGAATAACATGCCTAAGAGCTTGCATTTTGCTCTCTGCACTTGCAGCTTTCAGGTGAAAAAGTACCCATCAGCCTTGGCTTGTAGCTGAGAAGTGTTGCCCTCCATCATGTCATGGTGTGTGCTTTTGTTTGAGAAGCAGGTCATGCACACAAAACATTGTCGTAATTTGAAATTTCTTAATCTTTGATCTTTCAAGTAATCTACCAACTATAGTTTTGAAGAATCCAAACtgacattttctcaaaagatcaGATTTTTATTTTCGTACTTATTCTCAAATTCTCAATGGGGTTTTACCCAAAAATGGCCCCAACTTTCACCTGGGGGAACAATTTGGCCTCAACCGCTTCCCATATGTAACACTCAGCGTCTGTCAGAAGGACAAGTTGGGCCACTTTCAGACCTTGCATGCGTCCTCCTCTCCCTTCATCAAAACAACTTGGTCCAGCAATTTAGCAACTGGTGCCTCTGTCATCCACGTTAAAGACCAAGagctttaaaataaaatcaagtcgAGTTAGACAGAGAGACGCTCGATGTGGGCCCTTATGGTTCTTGCCTCCACTCATTTCGTTGCTTGAAGATATCACACATCTTCCATCATATTCGGATACCATCTATCGTCGCTTCGCATGATTTTCTTCTTTCGCATTGTTTGCTTCCAGATGGAGGCAATTTCACTGTATATTTAAACCTGGGTGGAAGAATAGATTTTGGTGCGAATGCCAGGTACACTGGTAAGATCAAACAACCATTAAACAACTTGGACGCACGTAGGGTAACATATGATTACCTTATTGGAGTGAATTTCGATGGATATATAGCGGATCGAATGTCTTACTGGATTCCTGGATTGAGCTTAAAAGAAGGGGCTGTTTGGATAAGATAAGAGGATCCGATGTTGGACTTCAAGGGtctagcagcagcagcaagctTTTATTAATGTGTTTGTTGAAGGGCAAATTCATGCCAAATGTTATGGAATATGACATTGTCGATGATGAGGATGGTGACATTGAGGGTGTTCCTAATATGAATGACCAGGGAAATGATTGGGATAGTGACAATGAAAGTGATGATCCAAATTAGGCATGGACGGATGAAAGGGCGATGATTTAATTATCCTTATCAGATGATGATTCAATCGTGTTGGGTGATGAAGAGTTTGTGCACTACACAAGGCTAAGGCAGCAGCGCCCATAAACTAATGTTGGAGATGCGGCAGAGGGTAATGAGCTTCTGAGGGATGTTCACGTTGCTGCTGTTGCAAATAGCGAGGTTGTTGGATGGTCTGAAGCAGGTAATGTAGGGGATGATGAGGAAGGATTTGATGACTGCTTGAGTTGGTACTAGCCCTAATGAAGAGTAGGGACTTATACATATCCCAAATGGTGACCACGAAAGCGAATTGTTGCAGGTCAAAATGAGATTCACTGGTGCTGCTGAATTTCAGGCAGTATGAAATCTTAAATGGTCTCAAGGGAGATGGATGGATGGCAGGTGCATGCAGGGGTTGATTGAAAGCTTTACGCTGGTCGGATATGGATGGAGAAGAGATTGGTCTTAAAGGAAGTTCAGGAAGAACAAAAATGCACTAGAAGCCTTGGGAAGCAATTGCTCAATTGGCTTGGCTAGTAGGAAGATGAGTACGTGCCCAAGATAAAGCGCCATCCCAGCATATTAAGAGCTTCAGATAAGTACGCCtttgctagagagagagagagagagagagaggctggcGCTTCTTCTTATTacaaagaagaaacataaaCTGAGCAGATGCAAACCCCCTCCTTGCACTCCCTCCTCCTGGCTGTGTCTCTTAGCGTCTGGACGACAGCGACTACCATTGTTGGTAGCGAAAACAGAGGAGGAGACAACGAGGTTGAATTAGGAGAAATTAATAGAGTCGAATCGTCAAAGGAGGCTGACGATGTGAATGGTCATGACAGTGCGTccggtggaggaggaggaggaggagaggtaGGTGAGAAGGTCGGTTTCAATTGATTCTCCATTTCGAGTAATCCAACTATGATCGAGTTGAGAATGATTGACTGACCATTCAATGGTGGATCAATTGGAGATTAGAGAGATATTTGCTAGGAGTGATAAGAATTGTGAATTTGTCGTTGATGTTTGTGAGATGCCTCTTTATGTCGTTGGAAAATACCAaagattgttattttatttttaaaatatttttatttaattatgttttattcCACAATATGTCAAATTTCTTATCCAATATCTTTTTAAGGTATATCCAAGTTCATATAGTCCGGAGGATGGTGATTGATAAGACAGTTTGTTACTTATTTGAACTCAAATTTGGACTATTAAAAATGCAACGGTTAACAGTTAAAACAAAGTAGGAATTTGGTATGATGGTCAAAAGTTTAAAGTAAACCTGAATTACTCAAAAGTTTTAAGGTGATTTTGCGCCATTTTCCCAATATGAGTTTTGAACATCTATAATGAAAATAATGTGAATACTAATGGGCTTGTTCCTTTGTCATCCGATGATCAAGTAGgttttttcttatctttaaatttttacaaattcttttattattgcatttctcttttatatgacgaatataatatatacacacacatatatattgtAATCGTATAAATATAGAGAGAGCCGACCTCAACAGTCAATACAACCGCACAGAGCCAACTATACTATTGCCAACTATTCTGTCGCCTTTACCAAAGAATACCGTGTGCTCGCCGCAAACAGCGGCGATGGAGGAATGCCTCGGTCCGAGGAGtccgaggaggaggacgacgacgacgacgacgactcGACGATCGTCGTCCACGAAGACGCGTTGATCGAGATCCAGAAGAGACTCCCTGTCAAATCCCTTTGCCGGTTCAAGTGCGTATCCCGTCGGTGGCGCTCCCTCATCTCCAGCCGCAGCTTCATCGACTCCCATTTCGCCCACTCCGAGACTCGCCCTAAGCTCATCGTCAGCTTCCCCGCCCGAAATCCCGACGGCAGGTCCTTCCTACGGCTCTGCCTGGTCGACCAATCTCATCCTCGGAACGGTCGACCCCAGCTCGTTAGACGTGGCCTGCTAGTCCCCGACTGGTCTGGTTATTACTGTTCGCCATCTGTCGAGGGCCTGGTCTGCCTCGAGGTTGCTAGTGGAGTCAACATATGCAATCCCAGCACTGGGAAGCAAGTGACTTTCGAATTGCCTCACGCAGCCGCGAGTTCTGCACATTCGCAGGCAACGCACTCTTTTGGGTTCGATCCTGTCAAGAGGGAGCACAAGGTTTTGAGCACAGTGCTCAGGCCGGAATCGGGCCACCCCATCATGGAGTCGTGGGTGCTCACTCTGGGGACGAATGAGTGGAGGCCGGTCGAGCACTGTCCTCCCCATCACAAGAAGGACGGCGAGTTCTGCTTCGATGGGGTGCTCTATTATACGGCTTGGAATTGCTCACCGGTCTTCGTCGAGTGCAGTGAAATTTACCTGGTGGCGTTCCATCTGAGCACGGAGAGCTTTCGCATGATCGTGACTCCCGCCAGAGCCAGCAAACAAGCGCTCATTAAATTCGAGGGGCACCTTGCGGTGGTGGATTGTTCCAGTGCTCTTTCTGGTGCTGAGGTGATTATGTGGATCCTGGAGGACTTTGACCGGGAGATTTGGAAGAAGAGAGTCTTTGTCTTGCCTCCGTGTTGGAAGAAGATGGTTGGGGACAGTTATGTTTCTGCAGTGGGCATGGTTCGTTCCGGCGAACTCTTGTTCGCTGAAACCCAAACCGTATCGGCGTCGTTTTTCGATCTGAACGCGTTTTATAAAGTGTTTTATTACGATCTGAAGACCAACGGCTTTAGGCGGAGTGAGATTCATATATTGCCTCCCCCTGAATCTTTTGAATTGCCTAACCGTATACCTTGTATGTATTTTTTACTTTGTCAGCTGAGGTTTTCCGATCATGTGGAGAGTTTACTGCCGCTGGGAAACTAGCCAGCCAACTCTTCCCTGCGGCCTGAAGTTTCAGTTCATTCGTCGATTGGTTTTGGAGTATGCGCTTAAATTATGTAAT
The nucleotide sequence above comes from Eucalyptus grandis isolate ANBG69807.140 chromosome 2, ASM1654582v1, whole genome shotgun sequence. Encoded proteins:
- the LOC104433323 gene encoding 5'-deoxynucleotidase HDDC2; its protein translation is MAVHPPPTTFHSLVAPRASLPFRDRAALGPTPRRRLGAAPRIVLSRSRKRSSSSDGFEPSLRTEHSGAPIGSPARRSSASAIDFLTLCHRLKTTKRKGWINQGIDGPESIADHMYRMALMALIADDLPGLDRERCIKIAIVHDIAEAIVGDITPADGVPKEEKSRREQAALDEMCQVLGGGMRAEEIKELWAEYENNSSLEANLVKDFDKVELILQALEYEMEHGMVLDEFFLSTAGKFQTEIGKSWAAEVLSRRNARLSNGLS
- the LOC104435576 gene encoding F-box protein At3g49450 encodes the protein MPRSEESEEEDDDDDDDSTIVVHEDALIEIQKRLPVKSLCRFKCVSRRWRSLISSRSFIDSHFAHSETRPKLIVSFPARNPDGRSFLRLCLVDQSHPRNGRPQLVRRGLLVPDWSGYYCSPSVEGLVCLEVASGVNICNPSTGKQVTFELPHAAASSAHSQATHSFGFDPVKREHKVLSTVLRPESGHPIMESWVLTLGTNEWRPVEHCPPHHKKDGEFCFDGVLYYTAWNCSPVFVECSEIYLVAFHLSTESFRMIVTPARASKQALIKFEGHLAVVDCSSALSGAEVIMWILEDFDREIWKKRVFVLPPCWKKMVGDSYVSAVGMVRSGELLFAETQTVSASFFDLNAFYKVFYYDLKTNGFRRSEIHILPPPESFELPNRIPCMYFLLCQLRFSDHVESLLPLGN
- the LOC120290194 gene encoding F-box protein At1g30790-like, with protein sequence MKKTNADPTVIPDDLLIEILRRLPVKSLCRFRCVSTLWRSLISDPRFLAAHLAHSATRPRLLVTLPVQQVPCPQGRWLFSADHPESGRDRPQIAEPHLLVHGSPGRYVSQSLNGLICLEVGGLIIVCNPSTRKLVTLGQSKARSGRGCSYCRHSFGFDPVGKEHKVFETWVSDSGKPDRGLIMNQFVLTLGSSGWRGIEGGPPHLKHDPEFCFNGVIYYIAWKSLVAIPRVEYLVALDVRTESFRMIVSPSGVQVDMSKRRLLEFEGRVALVDCYNLRSDDEIAIWILEDFDREIWKKKVVVLPPCWKEIVVDHEMFPAGIVRQTGELLFEPWVLSKPMCLFYYNLKTNSFRISEIGGFPECESGMPPEMYGLTFTDHMESLLPPMSHSSKNIANHFPSG